A portion of the Acidihalobacter yilgarnensis genome contains these proteins:
- a CDS encoding thioredoxin-like domain-containing protein produces MTLGTAPPRFSHRWQTLLVILASILALTLIARPAMADGPNFPTGAPWFNVSQPLTAADLKGRLVLLDFFTPGCINCIHTLPGTARLEREFGGSLLVIGVNSPKFKASQGVSAIDGFIRRYNLHHPIVTDKDMRLWRQYGVFAWPTFVLLGTNGEVVGKFIGEGRYGQIRKAAIQTLAKARHDGTLNTTSVLPLKPMPMPDTPLLQPGKVAVDARYVAVSDSGHNRVVLFNHQGKTLQVIGSGQLGVADGEAARARFNGPQGLAFDDDALYVADTGNQLIRRIDLKTFAVTTVAGDGRQEYGVVGIHQARAVPLNSPWGLERVGDELYIAMAGDHQIWKLDLRTQRIGPVAGSGAEGIADGPAAQASFAQSSGLAYHDGQLYVADPESSAVRIVDLADMHVRTLIGRGLFDFGLRNGPAASALLQHDQGLAYEDGKLYITDTFNDAIRTLSLATQTVSTLTIGLAQPGGLAILAPTVCLWPIPTPISWSRSILKMAK; encoded by the coding sequence ATGACACTAGGCACTGCTCCACCGAGATTTTCCCACCGTTGGCAGACGTTGCTCGTGATACTCGCCTCAATCCTGGCGCTCACCCTGATCGCCAGGCCCGCGATGGCCGACGGACCGAATTTCCCGACGGGTGCGCCCTGGTTCAACGTAAGCCAGCCCCTGACCGCCGCTGACCTCAAAGGACGGCTCGTGCTGCTGGATTTCTTCACGCCGGGCTGCATCAACTGCATCCACACGCTCCCCGGCACCGCGCGTCTGGAGCGCGAATTCGGCGGCAGTCTACTGGTCATCGGCGTCAACTCGCCCAAATTCAAGGCCTCACAGGGTGTCAGTGCCATTGACGGCTTCATCCGCCGTTACAACCTTCACCACCCCATCGTGACCGATAAAGACATGCGCCTCTGGCGTCAATACGGCGTGTTTGCCTGGCCCACATTCGTCTTGCTCGGGACGAATGGCGAGGTCGTGGGAAAATTCATCGGTGAGGGGCGCTACGGCCAAATTCGTAAGGCGGCGATCCAAACGCTGGCCAAGGCGAGGCACGACGGCACCCTGAATACCACCAGCGTCTTGCCACTCAAGCCGATGCCCATGCCCGATACCCCGCTGCTGCAACCGGGCAAGGTCGCAGTGGATGCACGTTATGTCGCGGTATCCGACAGCGGGCACAACCGCGTTGTCTTATTCAACCATCAAGGAAAAACGCTACAGGTCATCGGCAGCGGCCAGTTGGGCGTTGCCGATGGCGAAGCGGCCCGAGCCCGCTTCAATGGCCCCCAAGGTTTGGCCTTCGACGACGATGCCTTGTACGTCGCCGACACAGGGAACCAGCTGATCCGCCGCATCGATCTGAAGACCTTCGCCGTCACCACCGTGGCCGGTGACGGTCGACAGGAATATGGCGTCGTCGGCATTCATCAGGCGCGCGCCGTACCGCTCAACTCCCCTTGGGGACTGGAACGAGTTGGCGACGAGCTCTATATCGCCATGGCAGGAGATCACCAGATTTGGAAGTTGGACCTGCGCACCCAGCGCATCGGTCCGGTCGCAGGCAGCGGCGCGGAGGGGATCGCGGACGGGCCGGCGGCCCAGGCCAGCTTCGCCCAGAGCAGCGGCCTTGCCTATCACGACGGCCAACTCTACGTTGCCGACCCAGAGTCATCCGCCGTACGCATCGTCGATTTGGCCGACATGCATGTGCGCACACTGATCGGCCGCGGCTTATTCGATTTCGGCCTGCGCAATGGACCAGCGGCAAGCGCACTACTGCAGCACGATCAAGGACTGGCCTACGAGGACGGTAAACTCTACATTACAGATACATTCAACGATGCCATCCGAACGCTGAGTCTTGCTACGCAAACAGTCTCGACACTGACCATCGGTCTCGCGCAACCCGGTGGTCTCGCAATACTCGCCCCCACCGTCTGCTTGTGGCCGATACCAACGCCAATCAGCTGGTCACGGTCGATACTCAAAATGGCAAAATAA
- the merB gene encoding organomercurial lyase, which translates to MIRHQGDEDRLHSRQSVEAAVARLRDRFPLERSVMALPSDALAAYRRLINHWCDTAGPLATDALGSENLHALLAIDAVVDQSGQLGCYPFSALPTGIQVQLGNRSVHAMCAIDALAVSRVSGQASQIAASCALCDTQLALGMQANGGLRETMVYETAVIWADETQACCSTNACCDTLCPSIRFICRSCTESGSQGGEVYTVAQAAVIANAFFGFQARLRNLEMG; encoded by the coding sequence ATGATCCGACATCAAGGCGATGAAGACCGGCTGCACAGTAGGCAGAGCGTGGAAGCGGCCGTTGCCCGCTTGCGTGATCGCTTTCCCTTGGAGCGGAGCGTGATGGCCTTGCCGAGTGACGCCCTTGCGGCTTATCGCCGTCTGATCAATCACTGGTGCGATACCGCAGGCCCGCTTGCAACCGATGCGCTCGGTTCCGAAAACCTGCATGCCTTACTGGCCATCGATGCAGTGGTTGATCAATCCGGGCAACTCGGATGTTACCCGTTCAGTGCCTTGCCGACAGGCATACAGGTCCAACTCGGCAACCGTTCGGTTCATGCCATGTGCGCAATCGACGCCCTGGCGGTTTCGCGCGTCAGCGGCCAGGCGAGCCAGATTGCCGCTTCATGCGCCTTGTGCGATACACAATTGGCTCTCGGAATGCAAGCCAACGGTGGCTTGCGTGAGACGATGGTGTATGAGACAGCGGTTATCTGGGCCGACGAAACACAGGCGTGCTGCAGCACGAACGCATGCTGCGACACCTTATGTCCGAGTATTCGTTTCATCTGCCGTAGTTGCACTGAAAGCGGAAGCCAAGGCGGTGAAGTTTATACAGTGGCCCAGGCCGCCGTAATTGCCAATGCTTTTTTCGGATTTCAAGCGCGGCTGCGAAACCTGGAGATGGGATAG
- a CDS encoding DUF1328 domain-containing protein, whose protein sequence is MIYWAAIFLIISIAAGVLGLGGISGLAAQIAWILFVVGLILAVILFIMGRRPRL, encoded by the coding sequence ATGATCTACTGGGCGGCTATATTTCTGATTATTTCGATAGCAGCAGGCGTTCTTGGTCTTGGTGGGATATCAGGCTTAGCCGCGCAAATCGCCTGGATATTGTTTGTCGTTGGCCTAATTTTAGCCGTTATATTATTCATAATGGGTCGGAGACCAAGATTATAA
- the merC gene encoding organomercurial transporter MerC, with amino-acid sequence MSTITRIIDKTGVVGAIVGSFSCAMCFPAAASLGAAIGLGFLSHWEGLFVHWLIPIFASVALLATLVGWFSHHQWQRTLLGSIGPVLALVGVFGLTHHFLAKDLARGVFYSGLGVMFLTSIWDMVNPANRRCATDGGETPSPRS; translated from the coding sequence ATGTCTACCATCACCCGCATTATCGATAAAACTGGCGTCGTCGGCGCCATCGTTGGCAGTTTCAGTTGCGCCATGTGCTTTCCAGCGGCCGCGAGCCTTGGTGCCGCGATCGGATTGGGCTTTCTCAGCCACTGGGAAGGCCTGTTCGTACATTGGCTGATTCCGATCTTCGCCAGCGTGGCGCTATTGGCGACACTGGTGGGCTGGTTCTCGCACCACCAGTGGCAGCGCACCCTGCTTGGGTCGATCGGTCCGGTGCTGGCGCTGGTCGGCGTGTTTGGGCTGACCCATCACTTTCTGGCCAAGGACCTGGCGAGAGGGGTTTTCTATAGCGGACTGGGGGTGATGTTTTTAACCTCCATCTGGGACATGGTCAATCCGGCGAACCGCCGTTGTGCGACCGATGGGGGCGAAACGCCCTCCCCGCGTAGCTGA
- a CDS encoding transposase, producing MAYIGDTRRFKSAKVLAAFIGLKPETETIGCVGQGTHDDLKSRPCGHQTGHCTCLVWWPSGITRSSSL from the coding sequence CTGGCCTACATCGGCGATACGCGTCGCTTCAAGAGCGCCAAGGTGCTGGCCGCCTTCATTGGCCTGAAGCCCGAAACAGAAACAATCGGGTGCGTCGGTCAAGGGACGCACGACGATCTCAAGAGCCGGCCATGCGGCCACCAGACCGGGCACTGTACATGCCTGGTCTGGTGGCCAAGCGGCATAACCCGGTCATCATCGCTTTAG
- the merA gene encoding mercury(II) reductase has protein sequence MTENATTELAITGMTCDSCAAHVREALEAVSGVREAQVSYPDATAWVVLEREVSIQQLTEAVGAHGYGAHPRGDDVTSAGDGQGLHIAVIGSGGAAMAGALKAVEKGARVTLIERGTIGGTCVNIGCVPSKIMIRAAHIAHLRRESPFDAGLPPTSPTVLRGPLLAQQQGRVEELRHAKYEGILETTPSIKVLHGRARFLDAQTLSVALNDGGERKVVFDRCLVATGASPAIPPIAGLADTPYWTSTEALTSDTIPGRLAVIGASVVAVELAQAFARLGSQVTLLARHTLLSQDDPAIGEALAAAFREEGIEVLEHTQANRVACAGDEFVLSLPTGELRADRLLVATGRNPNTRELSLEAAGVKIDQHGAIAVDAGLRTSAAHIFAAGDCTDQPQFVYVAAAGGTRAAINMTGGEASLDLSAMPAVVFTDPQVATVGLSEQAARDLGIEIDTRTLSLDNVPRALANFDTRGFIKLVADAETGRLLGVQAVAAEAGELIQSAVLAIRNRMTVQDLADQLFPYLTMVEGLKLAAQTFTKDVKQLSCCAG, from the coding sequence ATGACCGAGAACGCAACCACCGAACTCGCGATCACCGGCATGACCTGCGACAGTTGTGCCGCACACGTGCGCGAAGCGCTCGAAGCCGTGTCCGGCGTGCGCGAGGCCCAGGTGTCCTACCCGGATGCCACGGCCTGGGTCGTGCTGGAACGCGAGGTGTCTATACAGCAGCTGACCGAGGCGGTGGGCGCGCACGGCTATGGTGCGCATCCACGCGGTGATGACGTCACCTCTGCGGGTGACGGACAGGGACTACACATCGCTGTGATCGGCAGCGGCGGCGCGGCTATGGCCGGTGCGCTCAAGGCCGTCGAGAAGGGTGCGCGCGTCACGCTGATCGAGCGCGGCACCATCGGCGGTACCTGCGTCAATATCGGCTGTGTGCCGTCCAAGATTATGATCCGTGCTGCGCATATCGCACATCTACGACGTGAGAGCCCCTTCGACGCTGGCCTACCGCCCACCTCACCCACCGTGCTTCGCGGCCCATTGCTGGCCCAGCAGCAAGGTCGTGTCGAGGAACTGCGTCATGCCAAGTACGAAGGTATCTTGGAGACCACCCCATCCATCAAGGTCTTACACGGCAGGGCACGTTTCCTTGATGCGCAGACACTGAGCGTGGCTCTCAACGACGGCGGCGAACGCAAGGTGGTCTTCGACCGCTGTCTGGTCGCAACGGGCGCGAGTCCCGCCATCCCGCCGATTGCGGGCCTTGCGGACACACCCTACTGGACATCGACCGAGGCGCTGACCAGCGATACGATTCCCGGACGGCTGGCGGTGATCGGCGCGTCGGTGGTGGCGGTGGAGTTGGCCCAGGCCTTCGCTCGCCTGGGTAGCCAGGTTACGCTACTCGCCCGCCACACGCTGTTGTCCCAGGACGATCCTGCGATTGGTGAAGCCCTCGCCGCCGCCTTCCGTGAGGAGGGCATTGAAGTCCTGGAACACACGCAGGCAAACCGTGTCGCATGCGCTGGGGATGAGTTTGTGCTGAGCCTGCCCACGGGCGAGTTGCGCGCCGACCGGCTACTCGTCGCCACCGGGCGCAATCCGAACACGCGGGAGCTGAGCCTGGAAGCGGCCGGTGTCAAGATCGACCAGCACGGCGCCATCGCTGTGGACGCCGGCCTGCGCACGAGCGCGGCGCACATCTTTGCGGCCGGCGACTGCACCGATCAGCCACAGTTTGTGTACGTCGCGGCCGCTGGCGGCACCCGCGCGGCGATCAACATGACCGGCGGCGAGGCGAGCCTCGACCTCTCCGCGATGCCGGCCGTGGTGTTCACCGATCCCCAGGTCGCTACCGTGGGGCTGAGCGAGCAGGCAGCCCGAGACCTAGGCATCGAGATCGACACCCGCACACTGTCCCTCGACAACGTGCCGCGGGCACTGGCCAACTTCGATACTCGCGGCTTCATCAAGCTGGTCGCGGATGCCGAAACAGGCCGTTTGCTTGGCGTGCAGGCAGTTGCCGCGGAAGCGGGTGAACTGATCCAGTCGGCAGTGCTGGCGATCCGTAACCGCATGACAGTGCAGGATCTGGCCGACCAGCTCTTCCCTTATCTGACCATGGTCGAGGGACTCAAGCTGGCCGCGCAGACCTTCACCAAGGATGTGAAACAACTGTCATGCTGCGCCGGGTAA
- the bufB gene encoding MNIO family bufferin maturase, with protein sequence MNAPPFNRGAPIPAHAGIGLRAEYEREILQSGTRAAWLEAHSENYFGPGGRPLRNLQMLAERLPLSLHGVGLGLGNADPLDRAHLARLRRLVNLVQPALISEHLCWNAHAGHHFNDLLPLPYTEEAVAHVVERIVQLQDTLGRRILVENVSCYLQFEDSRMTEWAFVNAIAEQADCDILLDVNNIYVNACNHGYDALDFIHAVDPNRVGEIHLAGHTRREFDDGTVIRIDTHDQPVCEGVWSLYRQTLERLGPRPTLIEWDAALPPLGILEAEALAAERILTEVNREHAG encoded by the coding sequence ATGAACGCGCCGCCCTTCAACAGAGGCGCACCGATCCCGGCTCACGCCGGGATCGGACTCCGCGCCGAATACGAACGCGAAATTCTGCAGTCCGGCACCCGTGCTGCCTGGCTTGAGGCGCACAGCGAGAATTACTTCGGCCCTGGCGGCCGTCCGCTGCGCAATCTACAGATGCTGGCCGAGCGTCTCCCGCTGAGTCTGCATGGGGTTGGCCTAGGCCTGGGCAATGCCGATCCGCTGGATCGCGCTCACTTGGCACGCCTGCGCCGGCTTGTGAATCTCGTGCAACCCGCCCTGATCTCCGAACATTTGTGCTGGAATGCTCATGCTGGCCACCACTTTAACGATCTGCTGCCCCTGCCCTACACCGAAGAAGCAGTCGCCCATGTGGTCGAACGCATCGTGCAACTGCAGGACACACTGGGACGTAGAATTCTGGTTGAAAACGTCTCCTGTTACCTCCAGTTCGAAGATTCGCGGATGACCGAATGGGCGTTCGTCAACGCCATCGCCGAACAGGCCGATTGCGATATTCTGCTGGACGTCAACAACATCTACGTCAATGCCTGCAATCATGGGTATGACGCGCTCGACTTTATCCACGCGGTCGACCCCAACCGCGTCGGCGAAATTCACCTCGCAGGGCACACCCGTCGTGAATTCGACGATGGTACGGTGATTCGCATCGATACCCATGATCAACCCGTGTGCGAAGGCGTCTGGAGCCTCTATCGGCAAACACTGGAACGCCTCGGACCACGTCCAACGTTGATCGAATGGGACGCCGCCCTGCCCCCGCTCGGCATCCTGGAGGCGGAAGCCTTGGCCGCAGAGCGCATCCTCACCGAGGTTAATCGTGAACACGCTGGCTGA
- a CDS encoding BufA1 family periplasmic bufferin-type metallophore, whose amino-acid sequence MSTHHKALKMAIATIVASAALATGTTALAASGPKMAKCFGVNAAHRNDCKTATGSCAGTDPKARDPNAFILVPQGVCGMIAGGTTHPTPIALKREQTFHHELMEMSPEKRKEAVKMLRMKQAKLHMESGS is encoded by the coding sequence ATGAGTACGCATCACAAGGCATTGAAAATGGCCATCGCCACCATCGTCGCCTCCGCTGCATTGGCGACTGGTACGACGGCCCTGGCCGCCAGCGGTCCGAAGATGGCCAAATGCTTCGGCGTTAACGCCGCCCATCGCAACGACTGCAAGACCGCAACCGGCTCATGTGCCGGTACCGATCCCAAGGCCCGCGATCCCAATGCCTTCATCCTGGTGCCGCAGGGTGTCTGCGGCATGATCGCCGGCGGCACCACGCACCCAACGCCGATCGCATTGAAGCGCGAACAGACGTTTCATCACGAGCTGATGGAGATGTCCCCGGAAAAACGCAAGGAGGCTGTCAAGATGCTGCGAATGAAACAAGCCAAGCTGCACATGGAGAGCGGGTCCTGA
- a CDS encoding GntR family transcriptional regulator, with the protein MGEATGPDFRPLYSQIKALLTQRLAAGEWPPGQALPSETALAQEYGVSQGTLRKALNEMEAERLVDRRQGKGTFAAKHSAARSLFQFFLLVGENGERQLPESRTLECSAGKATRDEQEVLELDAGATVTRIMRVRHLKGRPVICERITVSTALFPDLQRCTAGEVTNTLYDMYEGRYGVTVVRARERLRAVAASEREAELLELSTGAPLLEIHRVAFNINKHPVELRISHCSTAHHYYLSELD; encoded by the coding sequence ATGGGAGAAGCCACCGGCCCGGATTTCAGGCCGCTGTACAGCCAGATCAAGGCATTGCTCACGCAACGCCTCGCAGCAGGTGAGTGGCCGCCTGGTCAGGCATTGCCGAGCGAGACCGCATTGGCGCAGGAATATGGCGTCAGCCAGGGCACCCTGCGCAAGGCATTGAACGAAATGGAGGCAGAACGCCTGGTCGACAGGCGACAAGGCAAGGGCACCTTTGCCGCCAAACACAGCGCTGCGCGCTCACTGTTTCAGTTCTTCTTGTTGGTCGGCGAAAACGGTGAACGCCAACTTCCCGAAAGTCGCACCCTTGAATGTAGTGCTGGCAAGGCCACACGCGACGAACAAGAGGTTCTTGAGCTTGACGCCGGCGCTACGGTGACGCGCATCATGCGCGTGCGCCATCTCAAGGGACGGCCGGTTATCTGCGAGCGCATTACCGTATCGACCGCGTTGTTCCCCGATCTGCAACGCTGCACGGCTGGGGAAGTGACCAATACCCTCTACGACATGTACGAGGGGCGATATGGTGTCACGGTGGTGCGTGCCCGCGAACGTCTGCGCGCGGTGGCTGCTAGCGAGCGCGAAGCGGAATTGCTCGAATTGAGCACGGGAGCGCCCCTGTTGGAGATCCACCGGGTTGCCTTCAACATCAATAAGCATCCCGTCGAACTGCGTATCAGCCACTGCAGCACGGCCCATCATTATTACCTAAGTGAACTGGACTGA
- the merR gene encoding Hg(II)-responsive transcriptional regulator yields MNHRENALTIGRLAEAVGVNVETVRFYQRRNLLREPPRPPGGIRYYTVEDIARVKFIKSAQRLGFCLDEILQLLPLDEGMQCDSAAELAAQRLDDVRARLQDLRRVEATLANLLEQCRQGEEKVACPLIAALHADKPMRVLGQVPTS; encoded by the coding sequence ATGAATCATCGGGAAAACGCATTGACCATCGGCCGCCTGGCCGAGGCGGTGGGCGTCAACGTCGAGACCGTTCGGTTCTACCAACGCAGAAACTTGTTGCGCGAGCCGCCCCGCCCACCGGGTGGTATTCGCTATTACACGGTGGAGGACATCGCGCGAGTGAAGTTCATCAAGTCGGCACAGCGTCTTGGGTTCTGCCTGGACGAAATCCTTCAGCTGCTGCCACTCGATGAAGGCATGCAATGCGATTCGGCGGCCGAACTGGCGGCTCAACGCTTGGACGACGTACGCGCACGGCTACAGGATCTGCGCCGAGTCGAAGCGACGCTGGCAAACCTGCTCGAGCAGTGCCGCCAAGGCGAGGAGAAAGTGGCCTGCCCGTTGATCGCGGCGCTGCATGCAGACAAACCTATGCGAGTCCTAGGCCAGGTTCCAACCTCATAA
- a CDS encoding HvfC/BufC N-terminal domain-containing protein, giving the protein MNTLAELQTAFAVALEHPEQVDAVRLRHEGIAAPRRIGLYRNNTRITQTEALAGIYPAVQKLVGEDFFAAFAEHYRTRYPSRSGDLRDFGGTLAECIAEFDPAAGLPYLPDVARLEWDWHLCFHAEEVEALDVSGLARLAEDVDSEPALALIPAAKLLHSPYPAADIWAFALEPEPRQGTLDLDALAPAYLLIARPTDEVLVLSLAPADYHWLAHVAAGESLSTALEATLEIHPDFDLAERLPSLVSLGVFTAHQAGEKP; this is encoded by the coding sequence GTGAACACGCTGGCTGAGCTGCAAACGGCCTTCGCCGTTGCACTGGAGCATCCAGAACAAGTCGATGCGGTGCGTCTGCGCCATGAGGGCATCGCCGCACCGCGTCGTATCGGCCTGTATCGCAACAACACCCGCATTACCCAGACGGAAGCGCTGGCCGGTATCTATCCGGCCGTGCAAAAACTGGTCGGCGAGGATTTCTTTGCAGCGTTTGCAGAACACTATCGCACCCGATATCCGTCGCGTAGCGGTGACTTGCGCGACTTTGGCGGCACACTGGCCGAATGCATCGCCGAATTCGACCCCGCCGCTGGATTGCCCTATCTGCCGGATGTCGCACGCCTGGAATGGGACTGGCATCTCTGCTTCCACGCCGAAGAGGTCGAAGCACTCGATGTCAGCGGGCTGGCTCGGCTGGCAGAGGATGTCGATTCCGAACCGGCACTGGCACTGATACCCGCGGCCAAACTCCTACACTCGCCCTATCCGGCCGCCGACATCTGGGCTTTCGCCCTCGAACCCGAGCCGCGACAAGGCACGCTCGACCTCGATGCGCTGGCGCCGGCCTACCTGTTGATCGCACGCCCCACAGACGAAGTGCTCGTGCTCTCGCTCGCGCCGGCCGATTACCACTGGCTGGCCCATGTTGCTGCGGGAGAATCCTTATCCACCGCCCTCGAAGCCACGCTGGAAATCCACCCCGATTTCGATCTTGCCGAGCGCCTGCCATCTCTGGTTAGCCTCGGCGTGTTCACGGCACATCAAGCGGGAGAGAAGCCATGA
- a CDS encoding SulP family inorganic anion transporter, whose translation MFQLYYAHVAKARDDILSGLTVAFALVPEAVAFAFVAGVNPLVGLYGAFMMGLVTSLVGGRPGMISGATGSMAVVMVALVAKHGEQYLFATIILAGVLQIIFGALKFGKYTRIVPLPVMLGFVNGLAIVIFLAQLNHFKTQGTGGAAHWLTGTPLFVMLGLVALTMAIMYGLPKITRAFPAGLAAIIAITLLVHLAGLHTPQVGSIADIHGGFPSFHLPSVPITLDSLKVILPYAVILAGVGLIESLLTMTVVDEVTHTRGQGNRVSIGQGAANMVNGFFGGMGGCAMIGQTMINVSSGGQRNLSGIVAALSLLTFIMFASGLINLVPVAALVGLMFMVVIQTFEWGSFNLLNKIPREDIFVGILVTVVTIFTDLAIAVVIGVIASALAFAWKQARHIYVLVHDEADGTRIYEVHGPLFFASTHRFGELFDPENDPSDVVVDFGHSRVADHSAIEAIDTLATRYTTAGKLLRLRHLSQECQILLKKAGNLVEVNISEDPHYHVADNSLA comes from the coding sequence GTGTTTCAGTTGTATTACGCTCACGTCGCCAAGGCTCGGGACGATATCCTTTCCGGTTTGACCGTCGCATTCGCACTGGTGCCGGAGGCGGTCGCGTTCGCGTTCGTGGCCGGCGTCAACCCCCTGGTCGGGCTCTACGGCGCGTTCATGATGGGACTGGTCACTTCGCTGGTCGGCGGCCGGCCCGGTATGATTTCCGGTGCGACTGGGTCGATGGCCGTCGTCATGGTCGCCCTGGTCGCGAAACACGGCGAACAATATCTGTTCGCCACGATCATCCTGGCCGGCGTGTTGCAAATTATTTTCGGCGCGCTGAAATTCGGCAAATATACCCGTATCGTCCCGCTGCCGGTCATGCTCGGCTTCGTCAACGGGCTTGCGATCGTGATCTTTCTCGCCCAGCTCAACCACTTCAAGACGCAGGGCACTGGCGGCGCCGCCCACTGGCTGACGGGCACCCCGCTGTTCGTCATGCTGGGCCTCGTCGCGCTCACCATGGCGATCATGTATGGGCTGCCCAAAATCACCCGCGCCTTCCCTGCCGGTCTGGCCGCGATCATCGCGATCACGCTGCTGGTGCATCTGGCCGGGCTGCACACGCCGCAGGTCGGCTCCATCGCCGACATCCACGGCGGCTTCCCGAGTTTTCACCTCCCGAGCGTGCCGATCACGCTGGACTCGCTCAAGGTCATCCTGCCTTACGCAGTCATCCTCGCCGGCGTGGGCCTGATCGAATCGTTGCTGACCATGACCGTCGTGGACGAAGTGACCCACACGCGCGGCCAGGGTAACCGCGTGTCCATCGGTCAGGGCGCCGCCAACATGGTGAACGGCTTCTTCGGCGGCATGGGCGGCTGCGCCATGATCGGCCAGACAATGATCAACGTCTCCTCCGGTGGTCAGCGTAACCTGTCCGGCATCGTCGCGGCGCTGTCCCTGCTGACATTCATCATGTTTGCGTCGGGCCTCATCAACCTCGTGCCCGTAGCGGCCCTGGTCGGCCTGATGTTCATGGTCGTCATCCAGACCTTCGAATGGGGTAGTTTCAACCTGCTGAACAAAATCCCCCGCGAGGATATTTTTGTCGGCATCCTCGTGACCGTTGTCACTATTTTCACGGACCTAGCGATCGCCGTGGTCATCGGCGTCATCGCCAGCGCACTGGCGTTCGCCTGGAAGCAGGCCAGGCACATCTACGTGCTGGTCCACGACGAAGCCGACGGCACCCGCATCTACGAAGTTCACGGTCCGCTGTTTTTCGCCTCCACGCACCGCTTCGGAGAATTGTTCGATCCGGAAAACGATCCCAGCGATGTCGTGGTCGATTTCGGCCACTCGCGCGTAGCGGACCATTCAGCCATCGAAGCCATCGACACCCTAGCCACCCGCTATACAACTGCCGGCAAATTGCTGCGCCTGCGCCACCTGAGCCAGGAATGCCAAATTCTGTTGAAAAAGGCCGGTAACCTCGTCGAAGTGAACATCAGCGAAGACCCGCATTATCACGTCGCGGATAACTCACTGGCTTGA
- a CDS encoding lipoprotein, with protein sequence MVNAALKKITPLLVLAVMLAGCQSHEGPAEKAGKKIDNAASQVKKDVGNATDKAGKKIEDAGNSIKNN encoded by the coding sequence ATGGTTAATGCTGCCCTTAAAAAAATCACTCCCCTCCTGGTTTTGGCGGTTATGTTGGCTGGCTGCCAATCCCACGAGGGCCCAGCCGAAAAAGCGGGCAAAAAAATTGACAACGCAGCCAGCCAGGTAAAGAAAGATGTTGGAAACGCGACTGATAAGGCCGGCAAGAAAATTGAAGATGCTGGCAATAGCATCAAAAATAATTAA
- a CDS encoding DoxX family protein translates to MILDKPIALYVRIAQLLDKASPLADLLLRLWVAEVFWRAGVVKLQSIYSTLYLFQYEYHVPFLPPEVAAYLATGIELGFPVLLALGLFTRFTAGFLFVYNIMAVISYPALWATGFIDHKVWGIMLLVTLLHGPGALSIDAVLRRWWPAAPRRSTPQRLHPQ, encoded by the coding sequence ATGATACTCGACAAGCCTATTGCGCTTTACGTACGTATCGCGCAACTGCTCGACAAGGCCTCTCCACTGGCCGACCTGCTGCTCAGGCTCTGGGTCGCAGAGGTGTTTTGGCGCGCTGGTGTGGTGAAGCTACAGAGCATTTACTCGACCCTGTATCTATTTCAGTACGAATACCATGTGCCCTTTTTGCCGCCCGAAGTGGCCGCGTATCTGGCCACAGGTATCGAACTGGGCTTTCCCGTGCTACTCGCGCTAGGCCTGTTCACCCGCTTCACCGCGGGCTTCCTGTTCGTCTATAACATAATGGCTGTGATTTCGTATCCGGCGCTCTGGGCAACCGGATTCATCGACCACAAGGTATGGGGCATCATGTTGCTGGTCACGCTTCTACACGGCCCAGGCGCCCTATCCATCGATGCCGTTCTGCGGCGCTGGTGGCCTGCCGCTCCGCGCCGTTCGACCCCACAAAGGCTGCATCCGCAATGA